Proteins found in one Limanda limanda chromosome 18, fLimLim1.1, whole genome shotgun sequence genomic segment:
- the bub1 gene encoding mitotic checkpoint serine/threonine-protein kinase BUB1, with the protein MDFSSYLQSFESRLSSYTGDDPLDPWDKFVQYLEQRLPAAGDSGISVVFDSLVQRFLHVEQYANDVRYVNYCIKCASFYSEPIALYSHVFSQGVGTRAAALYVAWAQSFEQRGLTEQADAVYQKAVENQAQPADTVLHEYRQFQTRSQAPGAVNPLQNSQSTNQMTSHREPGTQSKASVDWASQPAEVKTVVTLSRSENSGVTRSCPGAGALTVSEYLTDELTCDGSELSFEEVRAEKYFRSIRETKEKERRENVEKMLREEEEGIRNIKSMLEQVVQNLETCGGLSGQPPSQKSPVVEAAACLNPHPTQNPFGRPSPSNHLSSRRSLGLSSHAESAFTQEAAAPAEPLSSEVSHHPSVLAERSVHLPPASVSASAPAHWASLALPPVSHEQRNLSLHRPAPFSAVDADIFSHDASVLPERWQSGRPQEHSATHLDVSQLQDAEEKLNLSQGGTANLSHITPNTSLGFVQATPSRVLPSPTVNTREALGVIMDMFQAPTLLEDQFNGTGLHVAERGFDGGYSRNGGDCSFRNPPSAAPFTIFQDDKENSSAAAPAAVEKPKPTRALAVIAGPKTEKPNETPPDLMPDESTMWGARYNSLNSLDACPNSTTDFDMQAQCVSTPFTNKNMFSGNFFEDQENNCDGSEAGEDPFIRRQPKKLSPIIEQSPSDDKLSESNISRLVPSSARQGTIVGEGLASSLHCLTTSSMTMVQPPPPTALSFRDQTLCPTDSSLPGTSGPGWEPYSSPEQPPKPESCVAPRSERFQIFKEDGDKPSSPERAETHAHDVPMSPACPLKLDWMCIRSPEVKVEPDLDAFLSPLRPRAADAVQNQTLDVFMSPEQPQLCADVPMSPEQASLRFSASDEPMSPDRGETAGADVSMNTTGTVAVPLVSDPWDNELISGLLSALAPPLTSHPRCVTWPCNIPNIRPKMTLSMGKASLRVDCVLGEGAFATVYQATDPMTSERMILKVQKPASPWEFYIHTQLDARLQPGVRRLYSSVSSAHLFHDGSVLLGELHSHGTLLNTVNMYKALSDKVMPQPLVMYFTVCILHMVEQLHGVHVVHADIKPDNFLLGERFLENKCFDSESLDHGLVLVDLGQSIDMELFPEGTAFTAKCLTSGFQCTEMLSGKPWNYQTDFFGIAGTVYCLLFGTYMQVTKEDGVWRTNAVFRRNPHSDLWLQLFHTLLNVPDCGALPSLRRLRGELASVLQQNYSSKLSSLKSRLVVQLLESRKAARR; encoded by the exons ATGGACTTCTCCTCGTATCTACA GAGTTTTGAAAGCCGGCTGAGCTCGTACACCGGAGACGACCCTTTGGATCCATGGGACAA GTTTGTGCAGTACCTGGAGCAGAGGCTTCCGGCCGCCGGGGACAGTGGCATCTCCGTGGTGTTCGACAGCCTGGTGCAGAGGTTCCTGCACGTGGAGCAATATGCTAATGACGTCAGATACGTCAACTACTGCATTAAATGT GCGAGTTTCTACTCCGAACCCATCGCGCTGTACAGCCACGTCTTCAGTCAGGGCGTCGGCACCCGGGCCGCGGCGCTCTACGTGGCGTGGGCGCAGAGCTTCGAGCAGAGAGGTTTGACCGAGCAGGCGGACGCAGTGTACCAGAAGGCCGTGGAGAACCAGGCCCAGCCGGCCGACACGGTTCTCCATGAATACAG GCAGTTTCAAACCAGAAGCCAGGCGCCGGGAGCTGTGAATCCTCTGCAGAACTCCCAATCCACCAACCAGATGACCTCCCACAGGGAGCCAGGCACCCAGAGCAAG GCGTCTGTGGATTGGGCGAGCCAACCCGCTGAAGTCAAAACCGTTGTGAC ACTCTCCCGCTCGGAGAACTCGGGCGTGACTCGCTCGTGTCCGGGCGCCGGCGCTCTCACCGTGTCGGAGTACCTGACGGATGAACTCACCTGCGACGGCTCTGAATTATCGTTTGAGGAGGTTCGGGCAGAGAAATACTTCCGTTCGATCCGGGAGACGAAGGAAAAGGAGCGGAGGGAAAACG TGGAGAAGAtgctgagggaggaagaggagggaatcCGCAACATCAAGTCCATGTTGGAGCAGGTGGTGCAGAACCTGGAGACGTGTGGAGGTTTGAGCGGCCAGCCTCCGTCACAGAAG TCGCCTGTTGTGGAAGCTGCCGCGTGTCTGAACCCTCATCCTACCCAGAATCCCTTTGGGCGTCCCAGTCCCTCGAACCATCTGAGCAGCAGACGCTCTCTTGGTTTGTCATCACACGCTGAGTCAGCGTTCACCCAAGAAGCCGCTGCA CCTGCTGAACCTCTGAGCTCCGAGGTATCCCATCATCCCTCGGTCCTGGCTGAGAGGAGCGTCCACTTACCACCAGCATCAGTGTCTGCGTCGGCGCCAGCACACTGGGCGTCTCTCGCTCTGCCGCCTGTCAGCCATGAGCAGAGAAACCTGTCGCTCCACAGACCCGCCCCTTTCTCTGCTGTGGACGCCGACATCTTCAGCCACGATGCCTCCGTTCTGCCGGAGCGCTGGCAGAGCGGTCGACCACAGGAGCACAGCGCCACACACCT GGACGTGAGTCAGCTGCAGGACGCCGAGGAGAAACTGAACC tgtcccAGGGGGGCACAGccaacctgtctcacatcacCCCCAACACCTCACTGGGCTTTGTTCAGGCCACGCCCTCCCGGGTGCTGCCGTCGCCCACGGTCAACACACGGGAAGCGCTGG GTGTGATCATGGACATGTTCCAGGCTCCGACGCTCTTAGAAGATCAGTTCAACGGCACAGGGCTGCACGTGGCTGAGCGGGGGTTCGACGGTGGATACTCACGAAATG GAGGCGACTGCTCCTTCAGGAATCCTCCGTCCGCGGCTCCCTTCACCATCTTCCAGGACGACAAAGAGAACAGCAG tgctgctgctccagctgcggTCGAGAAGCCCAAACCAACCAGAGCTCTCGCTGTGATCGCAGGGCCTAAGACAGAAAAACCCAAT GAGACTCCTCCGGACCTGATGCCGGACGAGAGCACCATGTGGGGAGCTCGCTACAACTCCCTCAACTCGCTGGACGCTTGTCCCAACAGCACCACGGACTTCGACATGCAGGCCCAGTGCGTCTCCACGCCCTTCACCAACAAGAACATGTTCAGCGGCAACTTCTTCGAGGACCAAG AGAACAACTGTGATGGCAGCGAAGCTGGTGAGGATCCCTTCATCAGACGCCAGCCCAAAAAACTCAG CCCCATCATAGAGCAGAGTCCGTCTGATGACAAGCTCTCTGAGTCCAACATCAGTCGCCTGGTTCCTTCCTCAGCGAGACAAGGCACCATCGTGGGCGAAGGGCTGGCCAGCAGCCTCCACTGCCTGACCACCTCCTCCATGACCATggtgcagcctcctcctcccaccgCGCTCTCCTTCAGAGACCAGACGCTGTGTCCCACTGACTCCTCCCTCCCCGGGACCTCCGGGCCCGGCTGGGAGCCGTACTCCAGCCCCGAGCAGCCTCCCAAGCCCGAGAGCTGCGTCGCACCCAGAAGTGAACGGTTTCAGATCTTTAAAGAAGATGGAGACAAACCCTCCAGTCCAGAGCGAGCGGAGACACACGCCCACGACGTCCCCATGAGCCCAGCGTGTCCTCTCAAACTGGACTGGATGTGCATCAGAAGTCCAGAGGTCAAAGTGGAGCCAGATCTGGACGCCTTCCTCAGTCCCCTTCGACCCAGGGCGGCGGACGCTGTTCAGAACCAGACCCTGGACGTGTTCATGAGTCCGGAGCAGCCGCAGCTGTGTGCCGACGTGCCCATGAGCCCGGAGCAGGCGTCACTGCGGTTCAGCGCTTCAGATGAACCCATGAGTCCCGACAGAGGAGAGACGGCCGGGGCTGACGTCTCCATGAACACAACCGGGACAGTGGCCGTCCCACTGGTGTCGGATCCCTGGGATAACGAGCTGATCTCGGGTCTGCTGTCTGCACTAGCCCCGCCCCTCACCTCGCACCCCCGCTGCGTCACCTGGCCCTGCAACATCCCCAACATCCGCCCCAAGATGACCCTCAGCATGG GAAAGGCGTCCCTGCGAGTGGACTGCGTCCTCGGGGAAGGAGCCTTCGCCACCGTCTACCAGGCCACTGACCCCATGACCTCAGAGAGGATGATCCTAAag GTTCAGAAGCCAGCGAGTCCCTGGGAGTTTTACATCCACACGCAGCTGGACGCTCGGCTGCAGCCCGGCGTGCGGCGCCTCTACAGCAGCGTGAGCTCGGCTCACCTCTTCCACGACGGGAGCGTGCTGCTCGGCGAGCTGCACAGCCACGGCACCCTGCTG AACACGGTGAACATGTACAAAGCCCTGAGCGACAAGGTGATGCCTCAGCCGCTGGTCATGTACTTCACCGTCTGCATCCTGCACATGGTGGAGCAGCTGCACGGCGTCCACGTCGTCCACGCCGACATCAAGCCCGACAACTTCCTGCTGGGGGAGAG GTTCTTGGAGAACAAGTGTTTTGATTCAGAGAGCTTGGACCACGGCCTGGTTCTCGTCGACCTGGGACAGAGCATTGACATGGAGCTTTTCCCAGAAGGCACTGCTTTCACCGCCAAGTGCCTGACGTCGGGTTTCCAGTGCACGGAGATGCTCAGCGGGAAACCGTGGAACTACCAG acgGATTTCTTTGGAATAGCAGGGACGGTTTACTGTTTGTTGTTTGGGACGTACATGCAGGTCACGAAGGAAGATGGCGTCTGGAGGACGAACGCTGTGTTTAGAAG GAACCCGCACAGCGACCTGTGGCTGCAGCTCTTCCACACGCTGCTGAACGTGCCGGACTGCGGCGCCCTGCCGAGCCTGCGGCGCCTGCGTGGCGAGCTGGCGTCCGTCCTGCAGCAGAACTACAGCAGCAAGCTGTCGTCTCTGAAGAGCCGCCTGGTGGTTCAGCTGCTGGAGAGTCGCAAGGCGGCgcggagatga
- the LOC133024910 gene encoding heterogeneous nuclear ribonucleoprotein Q-like isoform X3, which yields MSGDMATDLTGDMATDLTGDMATEPVGDMTTEPTGTTTTDPTGDMTPDLTGDMATDHVNGNGTEEPMDTTAAVAQSEHFPALLEAGLPQQVAEKLDELYVAGLVAHSDLDERAIEALKEFNEEGALQVLVQFKESDLSHVQNKSAFLCGVMKTYRQREKQGTKVSDSTKGPDEAKIKELLDRTNYTLDVTTGQRKYGGPPPESVYSGAQPTVGTEIFVGKIPRDLFEDELVPLFEKAGSIWDLRLMMDPLSGMNRGYAFVTFCNKDAAQEAVKLCNNYEIRPGKHIGVCISVANNRLFVGSIPKSKTKEQIVEEFAKVTEGLSDVILYHQPDDKKKNRGFCFLEYEDHKTAAQARRRLMSGKVKVWGNVVTVEWADPIEDPDPEVMSKVKVLFVRNLSNGVTEEILEKTFSAYGNLERVKKLKDYAFIHFEERDGAVKALEELNGKDLEGDAIQIVFAKPPDQKRKERKAQRQAAKSQMYDDYYYYPPPNHMPPPARGRGRGGNRGGYSYPPDYYGYEDYYDYYGYDYHNYRGGYDDPYYGYDDFQGPSRGRGGGSRGSRGGASPSRGRGGGGGAPRGRSSFSPRGGPGPGRGGRGARGGVQPRGRGGVKGVEAGPDVSL from the exons ATGTCTGGAGACATGGCCACGGATCTTACTGGTGACATGGCCACGGATCTAACCGGAGACATGGCCACCGAACCAGTTGGTGACATGACCACCGAGCCCACTGGTACCACGACCACCGATCCCACCGGTGACATGACCCCGGATCTCACTGGAGACATGGCCACGGATCACGTGAACGGGAACGGCACAGAGGAGCCGATGGACACCACAGCAGCCGTGGCCCAGTCGGAACACTTCCCGGCGTTACTGGAAGCTGGTTTACCTCAGCAGGTCGCTGAGAAGTTAGATGAACTCTATGTGGCCG GCCTGGTAGCACACAGTGACCTGGACGAACGGGCGATTGAAGCTTTGAAAGAATTCAACGAGGAGGGAGCGCTGCAGGTGCTGGTCCAGTTCAAAGAGAGCGACCTGTCCCACGTGCAG AACAAAAGTGCTTTTCTCTGTGGTGTAATGAAGACgtacagacagagggagaaacaagGGACAAAAGTCTCAGATTCCACTAAAGGACCCGATGAGGCTAAAATCAAAGAACTCCTGGACAGAACCAACTACACACTGGACGTCACAACAGGACAGCGGAAGTATGGCGGCCCCCCCCCTGAGTCTGTGTACTCGGGGGCTCAGCCCACAGTGGGAACAGAG ATCTTTGTGGGGAAGATTCCTCGGGACCTGTTTGAAGACGAGCTGGTTCCTCTCTTTGAGAAGGCCGGGTCCATCTGGGATCTCAGGCTCATGATGGACCCGCTGAGCGGCATGAACAGGGGCTACGCCTTCGTCACGTTCTGTAACAAGGACGCAGCCCAGGAGGCGGTGAAGCTG tgtaaTAACTATGAGATTCGCCCTGGAAAGCACATCGGGGTTTGTATATCTGTCGCCAACAACAGGCTCTTTGTTGGCTCCATTCCCAAGAGTAAAACAAAGGAGCAGATCGTCGAAGAATTCGCTAAAGTCACAG AGGGCCTCAGTGATGTCATCCTCTACCACCAACCTGACGACAAGAAGAAGAACCGCGGCTTTTGCTTCCTGGAGTATGAAGACCACAAAACAGCGGCTCAGGCCCGGCGCCGGCTCATGAGCGGGAAGGTGAAGGTGTGGGGCAACGTGGTGACGGTGGAGTGGGCGGATCCCATCGAAGACCCCGACCCCGAGGTCATGTCCAAG GTCAAGGTTTTATTTGTGAGGAATCTTTCCAACGGTGTCACAGAGGAGATCCTGGAGAAGACCTTCAGTGCGTATGGGAACCTGGAGCGAGtgaagaagctcaaagattACGCTTTCATTCACTTTGAAGAGAGGGACGGAGCCGTGAAG gcgctggaggagctgaacgGGAAGGACCTGGAAGGCGACGCCATTCAGATTGTTTTCGCCAAACCTCCGGATCAGAAGAGGAAGGAGCGTAAAGCCCAGAGGCAAGCAGCCAAATCTCAGAT GTATGACGACTATTACTACTACCCCCCCCCTAACCACATGCCGCCGCCTGCCAGAGGCCGGGGCAGAGGCGGCAACCGGGGGGGCTACTCGTACCCACCCGACTACTACGGTTACGAGGACTACTATGACTATTATGGCTACGACTATCACAACTACCGCGGCGGCTACGACGACCCCTATTACGGCTACGACGACTTCCAGGGCCCGAGCCGGGGgcgcggcggcggcagcagggGCTCGAGGGGAGGAGCCTCTCCATCCAGGGggcgcggcggcggcggaggcgCACCTAGGGGCAGGTCCAGCTTCTCCCCGCGTGGCGGACCAGGACCAGGCCGTGGCGGGCGCGGCGCAAGAGGAGGAGTGCAGCCGAGAGGGCGAGGAGGG GTTAAGGGGGTCGAGGCCGGTCCTGACGTGTCACTATGA
- the LOC133024910 gene encoding heterogeneous nuclear ribonucleoprotein Q-like isoform X1, which produces MSGDMATDLTGDMATDLTGDMATEPVGDMTTEPTGTTTTDPTGDMTPDLTGDMATDHVNGNGTEEPMDTTAAVAQSEHFPALLEAGLPQQVAEKLDELYVAGLVAHSDLDERAIEALKEFNEEGALQVLVQFKESDLSHVQNKSAFLCGVMKTYRQREKQGTKVSDSTKGPDEAKIKELLDRTNYTLDVTTGQRKYGGPPPESVYSGAQPTVGTEIFVGKIPRDLFEDELVPLFEKAGSIWDLRLMMDPLSGMNRGYAFVTFCNKDAAQEAVKLCNNYEIRPGKHIGVCISVANNRLFVGSIPKSKTKEQIVEEFAKVTEGLSDVILYHQPDDKKKNRGFCFLEYEDHKTAAQARRRLMSGKVKVWGNVVTVEWADPIEDPDPEVMSKVKVLFVRNLSNGVTEEILEKTFSAYGNLERVKKLKDYAFIHFEERDGAVKALEELNGKDLEGDAIQIVFAKPPDQKRKERKAQRQAAKSQMYDDYYYYPPPNHMPPPARGRGRGGNRGGYSYPPDYYGYEDYYDYYGYDYHNYRGGYDDPYYGYDDFQGPSRGRGGGSRGSRGGASPSRGRGGGGGAPRGRSSFSPRGGPGPGRGGRGARGGVQPRGRGGVRGARGGRGGNVGGKRKADGYNQPDSKRRQTNNQNWGSQPIAQQPLQGGDHSGNYSGYKSDNQEFYQDSFGQQWK; this is translated from the exons ATGTCTGGAGACATGGCCACGGATCTTACTGGTGACATGGCCACGGATCTAACCGGAGACATGGCCACCGAACCAGTTGGTGACATGACCACCGAGCCCACTGGTACCACGACCACCGATCCCACCGGTGACATGACCCCGGATCTCACTGGAGACATGGCCACGGATCACGTGAACGGGAACGGCACAGAGGAGCCGATGGACACCACAGCAGCCGTGGCCCAGTCGGAACACTTCCCGGCGTTACTGGAAGCTGGTTTACCTCAGCAGGTCGCTGAGAAGTTAGATGAACTCTATGTGGCCG GCCTGGTAGCACACAGTGACCTGGACGAACGGGCGATTGAAGCTTTGAAAGAATTCAACGAGGAGGGAGCGCTGCAGGTGCTGGTCCAGTTCAAAGAGAGCGACCTGTCCCACGTGCAG AACAAAAGTGCTTTTCTCTGTGGTGTAATGAAGACgtacagacagagggagaaacaagGGACAAAAGTCTCAGATTCCACTAAAGGACCCGATGAGGCTAAAATCAAAGAACTCCTGGACAGAACCAACTACACACTGGACGTCACAACAGGACAGCGGAAGTATGGCGGCCCCCCCCCTGAGTCTGTGTACTCGGGGGCTCAGCCCACAGTGGGAACAGAG ATCTTTGTGGGGAAGATTCCTCGGGACCTGTTTGAAGACGAGCTGGTTCCTCTCTTTGAGAAGGCCGGGTCCATCTGGGATCTCAGGCTCATGATGGACCCGCTGAGCGGCATGAACAGGGGCTACGCCTTCGTCACGTTCTGTAACAAGGACGCAGCCCAGGAGGCGGTGAAGCTG tgtaaTAACTATGAGATTCGCCCTGGAAAGCACATCGGGGTTTGTATATCTGTCGCCAACAACAGGCTCTTTGTTGGCTCCATTCCCAAGAGTAAAACAAAGGAGCAGATCGTCGAAGAATTCGCTAAAGTCACAG AGGGCCTCAGTGATGTCATCCTCTACCACCAACCTGACGACAAGAAGAAGAACCGCGGCTTTTGCTTCCTGGAGTATGAAGACCACAAAACAGCGGCTCAGGCCCGGCGCCGGCTCATGAGCGGGAAGGTGAAGGTGTGGGGCAACGTGGTGACGGTGGAGTGGGCGGATCCCATCGAAGACCCCGACCCCGAGGTCATGTCCAAG GTCAAGGTTTTATTTGTGAGGAATCTTTCCAACGGTGTCACAGAGGAGATCCTGGAGAAGACCTTCAGTGCGTATGGGAACCTGGAGCGAGtgaagaagctcaaagattACGCTTTCATTCACTTTGAAGAGAGGGACGGAGCCGTGAAG gcgctggaggagctgaacgGGAAGGACCTGGAAGGCGACGCCATTCAGATTGTTTTCGCCAAACCTCCGGATCAGAAGAGGAAGGAGCGTAAAGCCCAGAGGCAAGCAGCCAAATCTCAGAT GTATGACGACTATTACTACTACCCCCCCCCTAACCACATGCCGCCGCCTGCCAGAGGCCGGGGCAGAGGCGGCAACCGGGGGGGCTACTCGTACCCACCCGACTACTACGGTTACGAGGACTACTATGACTATTATGGCTACGACTATCACAACTACCGCGGCGGCTACGACGACCCCTATTACGGCTACGACGACTTCCAGGGCCCGAGCCGGGGgcgcggcggcggcagcagggGCTCGAGGGGAGGAGCCTCTCCATCCAGGGggcgcggcggcggcggaggcgCACCTAGGGGCAGGTCCAGCTTCTCCCCGCGTGGCGGACCAGGACCAGGCCGTGGCGGGCGCGGCGCAAGAGGAGGAGTGCAGCCGAGAGGGCGAGGAGGGGTACGTGGTGCGCGGGGTGGCCGCGGTGGAAATGTAGGAGGAAAGCGCAAAGCTGATGGGTACAACCAGCCAGATTCCAAGCGTCGCCAAACCAATAATCAGAACTGGGGCTCTCAACCCATTGCTCAGCAGCCGCTCCAAGGTGGTGACCATTCTGGTAACTATTCTGGTTACAAATCTGACAACCAGGAGTTTTATCAGGATTCCTTTGGGCAGCAGTGGAAGTAA
- the LOC133024910 gene encoding heterogeneous nuclear ribonucleoprotein Q-like isoform X2, which yields MSGDMATDLTGDMATDLTGDMATEPVGDMTTEPTGTTTTDPTGDMTPDLTGDMATDHVNGNGTEEPMDTTAAVAQSEHFPALLEAGLPQQVAEKLDELYVAGLVAHSDLDERAIEALKEFNEEGALQVLVQFKESDLSHVQNKSAFLCGVMKTYRQREKQGTKVSDSTKGPDEAKIKELLDRTNYTLDVTTGQRKYGGPPPESVYSGAQPTVGTEIFVGKIPRDLFEDELVPLFEKAGSIWDLRLMMDPLSGMNRGYAFVTFCNKDAAQEAVKLCNNYEIRPGKHIGVCISVANNRLFVGSIPKSKTKEQIVEEFAKVTEGLSDVILYHQPDDKKKNRGFCFLEYEDHKTAAQARRRLMSGKVKVWGNVVTVEWADPIEDPDPEVMSKVKVLFVRNLSNGVTEEILEKTFSAYGNLERVKKLKDYAFIHFEERDGAVKALEELNGKDLEGDAIQIVFAKPPDQKRKERKAQRYDDYYYYPPPNHMPPPARGRGRGGNRGGYSYPPDYYGYEDYYDYYGYDYHNYRGGYDDPYYGYDDFQGPSRGRGGGSRGSRGGASPSRGRGGGGGAPRGRSSFSPRGGPGPGRGGRGARGGVQPRGRGGVRGARGGRGGNVGGKRKADGYNQPDSKRRQTNNQNWGSQPIAQQPLQGGDHSGNYSGYKSDNQEFYQDSFGQQWK from the exons ATGTCTGGAGACATGGCCACGGATCTTACTGGTGACATGGCCACGGATCTAACCGGAGACATGGCCACCGAACCAGTTGGTGACATGACCACCGAGCCCACTGGTACCACGACCACCGATCCCACCGGTGACATGACCCCGGATCTCACTGGAGACATGGCCACGGATCACGTGAACGGGAACGGCACAGAGGAGCCGATGGACACCACAGCAGCCGTGGCCCAGTCGGAACACTTCCCGGCGTTACTGGAAGCTGGTTTACCTCAGCAGGTCGCTGAGAAGTTAGATGAACTCTATGTGGCCG GCCTGGTAGCACACAGTGACCTGGACGAACGGGCGATTGAAGCTTTGAAAGAATTCAACGAGGAGGGAGCGCTGCAGGTGCTGGTCCAGTTCAAAGAGAGCGACCTGTCCCACGTGCAG AACAAAAGTGCTTTTCTCTGTGGTGTAATGAAGACgtacagacagagggagaaacaagGGACAAAAGTCTCAGATTCCACTAAAGGACCCGATGAGGCTAAAATCAAAGAACTCCTGGACAGAACCAACTACACACTGGACGTCACAACAGGACAGCGGAAGTATGGCGGCCCCCCCCCTGAGTCTGTGTACTCGGGGGCTCAGCCCACAGTGGGAACAGAG ATCTTTGTGGGGAAGATTCCTCGGGACCTGTTTGAAGACGAGCTGGTTCCTCTCTTTGAGAAGGCCGGGTCCATCTGGGATCTCAGGCTCATGATGGACCCGCTGAGCGGCATGAACAGGGGCTACGCCTTCGTCACGTTCTGTAACAAGGACGCAGCCCAGGAGGCGGTGAAGCTG tgtaaTAACTATGAGATTCGCCCTGGAAAGCACATCGGGGTTTGTATATCTGTCGCCAACAACAGGCTCTTTGTTGGCTCCATTCCCAAGAGTAAAACAAAGGAGCAGATCGTCGAAGAATTCGCTAAAGTCACAG AGGGCCTCAGTGATGTCATCCTCTACCACCAACCTGACGACAAGAAGAAGAACCGCGGCTTTTGCTTCCTGGAGTATGAAGACCACAAAACAGCGGCTCAGGCCCGGCGCCGGCTCATGAGCGGGAAGGTGAAGGTGTGGGGCAACGTGGTGACGGTGGAGTGGGCGGATCCCATCGAAGACCCCGACCCCGAGGTCATGTCCAAG GTCAAGGTTTTATTTGTGAGGAATCTTTCCAACGGTGTCACAGAGGAGATCCTGGAGAAGACCTTCAGTGCGTATGGGAACCTGGAGCGAGtgaagaagctcaaagattACGCTTTCATTCACTTTGAAGAGAGGGACGGAGCCGTGAAG gcgctggaggagctgaacgGGAAGGACCTGGAAGGCGACGCCATTCAGATTGTTTTCGCCAAACCTCCGGATCAGAAGAGGAAGGAGCGTAAAGCCCAGAG GTATGACGACTATTACTACTACCCCCCCCCTAACCACATGCCGCCGCCTGCCAGAGGCCGGGGCAGAGGCGGCAACCGGGGGGGCTACTCGTACCCACCCGACTACTACGGTTACGAGGACTACTATGACTATTATGGCTACGACTATCACAACTACCGCGGCGGCTACGACGACCCCTATTACGGCTACGACGACTTCCAGGGCCCGAGCCGGGGgcgcggcggcggcagcagggGCTCGAGGGGAGGAGCCTCTCCATCCAGGGggcgcggcggcggcggaggcgCACCTAGGGGCAGGTCCAGCTTCTCCCCGCGTGGCGGACCAGGACCAGGCCGTGGCGGGCGCGGCGCAAGAGGAGGAGTGCAGCCGAGAGGGCGAGGAGGGGTACGTGGTGCGCGGGGTGGCCGCGGTGGAAATGTAGGAGGAAAGCGCAAAGCTGATGGGTACAACCAGCCAGATTCCAAGCGTCGCCAAACCAATAATCAGAACTGGGGCTCTCAACCCATTGCTCAGCAGCCGCTCCAAGGTGGTGACCATTCTGGTAACTATTCTGGTTACAAATCTGACAACCAGGAGTTTTATCAGGATTCCTTTGGGCAGCAGTGGAAGTAA
- the LOC133024640 gene encoding lactoylglutathione lyase-like, with the protein MEDGGLSEEAVGAACKEGDAITKDYMMQQTMLRVKDPLRSLDFYTRILGMTFLQKIDFPSMRFTLYFLGYEDKQDIPPDLRERTAWTFSRRGTVELTHNWGSEAEPKLSYHNGNKKPIGFGHIGICVPDVSAACKLFEDQRVKFVKKPESGKVKDLAFIQDPDGYWIEIFSAKNMVVLMSS; encoded by the exons ATGGAGGACGGAGGCTTGTCCGAGGAGGCGGTGGGCGCCGCCTGCAAAGAGGGGGACGCCATCACCAAG GACTACATGATGCAGCAGACGATGCTGAGGGTCAAGGATCCGCTCCGGTCTCTGGACTTCTACACCCGGATCCTCGGGATGAC gttcctGCAGAAGATCGACTTCCCCTCCATGCGCTTCACGCTCTACTTCCTGGGCTACGAGGACAAGCAGGACATCCCCCCCGACCTGCGGGAGAGGACGGCGTGGACATTCTCCCGCCGAGGGACCGTGGAGCTCACGCA TAACTGGGGATCGGAGGCGGAGCCAAAACTGTCGTATCACAACGGGAACAAGAAGCCCATAGGGTTTg gacaTATCGGTATCTGTGTCCCTGATGTCTCTGCAGCCTGTAAACTGTTTGAGGATCAACGTGTCAAGTTTGTGAAGAAACCAGAGTCCG GCAAGGTGAAGGACTTGGCCTTCATTCAGGACCCGGACGGATACTGGATCGAGATCTTCAGTGCGAAGAACATGGTCGTCCTGATGTCCTCGTGA